Proteins from one Anopheles nili chromosome 2, idAnoNiliSN_F5_01, whole genome shotgun sequence genomic window:
- the LOC128731849 gene encoding serine/threonine-protein phosphatase 2A 56 kDa regulatory subunit epsilon isoform → MSSGGTFVDRIDPFAKRSLKKKSKKSQGSSRYRNSQDVELQQLPPLKVDCSSLEQEELFIRKLRQCCVSFDFMDPLSDLKGKEIKRAALNDLSAYITHGRGVLTENVYPEIIKMISVNLFRTLPPSENPDFDPEEDDPTLEASWPHLQLVYEVFLRFLESADFQATFGKKVIDQKFVLQLLELFDSEDPRERDFLKTVLHRIYGKFLGLRAFIRKQINNIFLRFIYETEHFNGVGELLEILGSIINGFALPLKAEHKQFLVKVLLPLHKVKVLSLYHAQLAYCVVQFLEKDASLTEPVVRGLLKFWPKTCSQKEVMFLGEIEEILDVIEPPQFVKIQEPLFRQIAKCVSSPHFQVAERALYFWNNEYAMSLIEDNNPVIMPIMFPALYRISKEHWNQTIVALVYNVLKTFMEMNSKLFDELTASYKAERQKEKRREREREELWKRLNELEISSRAPNKEQNQLTNQSAGGLIQDANASAGSAGAPLNPNQLSSSTVTSTSSSSPSSANSTGNNNNSTVGGMGASQPPGSAVGSALSAATSQQNASAVDAAAALSK, encoded by the exons ATGTCGTCTGGTGGAACGTTCGTAGATCGAATCGATCCGTTCGCCAAACGTTCGCtcaagaagaaaagcaaaaaatctcAGGGCTCATCACGGTACAGGAATTCACAGGATGTCGAGCTGCAGCAGCTACCACCACTCAAAG TTGACTGTTCCAGCTTAGAACAGGAGGAGCTGTTCATCCGCAAGCTGCGGCAATGTTGCGTATCATTTGATTTTATGGATCCACTGTCGGATCTGAAGGGAAAGGAGATCAAGCGGGCAGCGCTAAACGATCTGTCAGCCTACATCACACATGGCCGTGGCGTGCTGACGGAGAACGTCTATCCGGAAATTATCAAAATG ATATCTGTGAATTTATTTCGAACCCTGCCGCCCAGCGAAAATCCTGACTTCGATCCGGAAGAGGACGATCCCACCTTAGAAGCTTCCTGGCCCCATCTGCAGCTTGTGTACGAAGTTTTTCTTCGGTTTCTCGAATCAGCCGACTTCCAAGCAACGTTCGGAAAGAAAGTGATTGATCAGAAATTTGTGCTACAG CTGCTGGAACTGTTCGACTCTGAAGATCCGCGAGAGCGCGACTTTCTGAAAACCGTGTTGCATCGTATCTATGGGAAATTTCTAGGATTACGTGCGTTTATTCGTAAGCAAATTAATAATATATTCCTACGTTTTATATACGAAACGGAACACTTCAATGGCGTCGGCGAGCTGCTTGAGATTTTGGGAAG CATAATCAATGGGTTCGCACTACCGTTGAAGGCGGAACATAAACAGTTTCTGGTGAAGGTCCTGTTGCCATTACACAAGGTGAAAGTGCTGTCCCTCTACCATGCCCAGCTTGCTTACTGCGTGGTGCAGTTCCTCGAGAAGGATGCCTCGCTAACGGAACCGGTCGTGCGGGGCTTACTCAAATTCTGGCCAAAGACGTGCTCCCAGAAGGAGGTGATGTTTCTGGGCGAAATCGAGGAGATACTGGACGTGATCGAACCGCCACAGTTCGTCAAAATACAGGAACCACTGTTTCGGCAGATTGCCAAGTGCGTGTCCAGTCCACACTTTCAG GTCGCCGAGCGGGCACTTTACTTCTGGAACAATGAGTACGCGATGTCACTGATCGAGGATAACAATCCCGTGATTATGCCAATTATGTTCCCGGCGCTCTATCGAATCAGCAAGGAGCACTGGAACCAGACGATCGTCGCTTTGGTGTATAACGTGCTGAAAACATTCATGGAGATGAACTCGAAGCTGTTTGATGAACTAACAGCGAGCTACAAAGCCGAGCGGCAGAA AGAGAAGCGACGGGAGCGGGAACGGGAAGAGCTGTGGAAGCGGCTAAACGAGCTCGAAATATCGTCCCGTGCGCCCAACAAGGAACAAAATCAGCTCACCAATCAATCGGCCGGAGGGCTAATACAGGACGCCAACGCGTCGGCTGGATCGGCCGGCGCGCCGCTAAACCCCAACCAGCTTTCATCGTCAACCGTCACATCGACATCATCCTCGTCGCCCTCGTCGGCAAACTCGACtggcaataacaataatagtACCGTCGGTGGTATGGGCGCCTCGCAGCCCCCGGGATCGGCCGTCGGATCTGCACTGTCCGCTGCCACCTCCCAGCAGAACGCCTCCGCGGTCGATGCGGCCGCCGCGTTAAGCAAGTGA